Proteins encoded in a region of the Acidimicrobiales bacterium genome:
- a CDS encoding ATP-dependent Clp protease ATP-binding subunit, with product MFERFTDRARRVLVLAQEEARLLNHNFIGTEHILLGLIHEGEGVAAKALESLGISLEAVREKVEETIGPAGSSPTGSPPFTPRAKKVLELSLREALQLGHNYIGTEHMLLGLVREGEGVAAQVLVNLGADLSRVRQQVIQLLSGYQGKESTSGGPSSGQETPSGSPVLDQFGRNLTTLARERKLDPVIGRDREIERVMQVLSRRTKNNPVLIGEPGVGKTAIVEGLSQKIVANDVPETLKAKQLYTLDLGALVAGSRYRGDFEERLKKVLKEIRTRGDIILFIDELHTLVGAGAAEGAIDAASILKPMLARGELQTVGATTLDEYRKHLEKDAALERRFQPIKVEEPSLNHTIEILKGLRDRYESHHSVTITDQALVAAANLADRYISDRYLPDKAIDLIDEAGSRLRIRRMATPPDYKQLEDEIGRIRHDKETAIERQAFDQAKQLSEEEKERLDRKAAKEAEWRAEGIDLFDVVDEEVIADVLANWTGIPVYKLTEEETAKLLRMEEELHKRIVGQEPALQALSRAIRRTRAGLKDPKRPSGSFIFLGPTGVGKTELAKALAEFLFGDEGSLIQLDMSEYMEKHTVSRLVGSPPGYVGYEEGGQLTEAVRRKPFSVVLFDEIEKAHPDVFNTLLQILEDGRLTDSQGRSVDFKNTVLIMTSNLGTADLRRASVGFAKSEESVTYERMKERVNEALKQHFRPEFLNRIDEVIVFHELSREEVIEIVDLMTKRVREQLEGQGLGLEMTRAAKELLAEKGYDPQLGARPLRRSIQQMVEDPLSEKLLWKEFRVGETIIVDVENGEVVFRAIEGIEPPPVELAGTGPAPE from the coding sequence TTGTTCGAACGCTTCACAGACCGAGCCAGACGAGTGCTCGTCCTCGCTCAAGAGGAAGCGCGCCTGCTCAACCACAACTTCATCGGCACCGAGCACATCCTGCTCGGCCTCATCCACGAGGGTGAGGGCGTCGCAGCCAAGGCCCTCGAGTCCCTCGGGATCTCGCTGGAGGCCGTGAGGGAGAAGGTCGAGGAGACGATCGGGCCGGCTGGCAGCTCGCCCACCGGCTCGCCCCCCTTCACCCCCCGCGCCAAGAAGGTGCTGGAGCTGTCTCTGCGTGAGGCACTCCAGCTGGGGCACAACTACATCGGCACCGAGCACATGCTGCTCGGCCTGGTCCGCGAGGGTGAGGGTGTCGCCGCCCAGGTCCTGGTGAACCTGGGTGCCGACCTGTCGCGCGTGCGCCAGCAGGTGATCCAGCTCCTCTCCGGCTACCAGGGCAAGGAGTCGACATCGGGCGGCCCGTCCTCGGGGCAGGAGACGCCCTCGGGTTCGCCCGTTCTCGACCAGTTCGGACGCAATCTGACAACCCTGGCGAGGGAGCGCAAGCTCGACCCGGTCATCGGCCGGGACCGTGAGATCGAGCGGGTGATGCAGGTCCTCTCCCGGAGGACCAAGAACAACCCGGTGCTGATCGGCGAGCCGGGTGTGGGCAAGACCGCCATCGTCGAGGGCTTGTCGCAGAAGATCGTGGCCAACGACGTCCCCGAGACGCTCAAGGCCAAGCAGCTCTACACCCTCGATCTCGGGGCCCTGGTGGCCGGCAGCCGCTACCGGGGGGATTTCGAGGAGCGCCTCAAGAAGGTGCTGAAGGAGATCCGCACCAGGGGCGACATCATCCTGTTCATCGACGAGCTCCACACCCTCGTGGGCGCCGGCGCGGCCGAGGGTGCCATCGACGCTGCTTCCATCCTCAAGCCGATGCTGGCCCGCGGCGAGCTCCAGACGGTGGGTGCCACCACCCTCGACGAGTACCGCAAGCACCTGGAGAAGGACGCCGCCCTGGAGCGCCGGTTCCAGCCCATCAAGGTCGAGGAGCCGTCGCTCAACCACACGATCGAGATCCTGAAGGGACTGCGCGACCGCTACGAGAGTCACCACTCGGTGACGATCACCGACCAGGCCCTGGTCGCCGCGGCCAACCTCGCCGATCGCTACATCTCGGACCGCTACCTTCCCGACAAGGCCATCGACCTGATCGACGAGGCCGGCAGCCGCCTGCGCATCCGCCGCATGGCCACCCCGCCCGACTACAAGCAGCTCGAGGACGAGATCGGCCGCATCCGCCACGACAAGGAGACGGCGATCGAGCGCCAGGCCTTCGACCAGGCCAAGCAGCTGTCCGAGGAGGAGAAGGAGCGCCTCGACCGCAAGGCGGCCAAGGAGGCCGAGTGGCGGGCCGAGGGCATCGACCTGTTCGATGTGGTGGACGAGGAGGTCATCGCCGACGTCCTGGCCAACTGGACCGGCATCCCGGTCTACAAGCTGACCGAGGAGGAGACGGCCAAGCTTCTCCGGATGGAGGAGGAGCTCCACAAGAGGATCGTCGGCCAGGAGCCCGCCCTCCAGGCCCTGTCGCGGGCGATCCGCCGCACCCGGGCCGGCCTCAAGGACCCCAAGCGGCCCAGCGGGTCGTTCATCTTCCTGGGCCCGACCGGGGTCGGGAAGACCGAGCTGGCCAAGGCCCTGGCCGAGTTTCTCTTCGGCGACGAGGGTTCGCTCATCCAGCTCGACATGAGCGAGTACATGGAGAAGCACACCGTGAGCCGGCTGGTCGGCTCCCCGCCTGGCTACGTGGGCTACGAGGAGGGCGGCCAGCTGACCGAGGCCGTCCGGCGCAAGCCCTTCTCCGTGGTGCTGTTCGACGAGATCGAGAAGGCCCACCCGGACGTGTTCAACACCCTGCTCCAGATCCTGGAGGACGGGCGCCTGACCGACTCCCAGGGTCGCTCGGTCGACTTCAAGAACACCGTGCTGATCATGACCTCCAACCTGGGCACGGCCGACCTGCGTCGGGCGTCGGTGGGGTTCGCCAAGTCCGAAGAGTCGGTCACCTACGAGCGGATGAAGGAGCGGGTCAACGAGGCGCTCAAGCAGCACTTCCGGCCCGAGTTCCTCAACCGCATCGACGAGGTCATCGTCTTCCACGAGCTCTCCCGCGAGGAGGTCATCGAGATCGTCGACCTCATGACCAAGCGGGTGCGCGAGCAGCTCGAGGGGCAGGGCCTGGGTCTGGAGATGACCCGGGCGGCCAAGGAGCTGCTCGCCGAGAAGGGGTACGACCCTCAGCTCGGCGCCCGGCCGCTGCGCCGGTCGATCCAGCAGATGGTCGAGGACCCGCTCTCGGAGAAGCTCCTGTGGAAGGAGTTCCGGGTGGGCGAGACGATCATCGTCGACGTCGAGAACGGCGAGGTCGTGTTCCGGGCCATCGAGGGCATCGAGCCGCCGCCGGTGGAGCTGGCCGGAACCGGTCCCGCGCCGGAGTAG